The following proteins come from a genomic window of Halorubrum lacusprofundi ATCC 49239:
- a CDS encoding homing endonuclease associated repeat-containing protein — translation MGGLVDYDYDFFDEYQSDVLADLPSIEQLIRLDDEVANKVTMPRYEGPVDPIEWTFLENYYSGLFADFITDRIQGLVDTEPIEANRDRFHGFREDIVSVNQNLPAQRAARSGVISKPAETVLLKRLRQLGFDPSALDVSHIGSGGGLYLLELFVTAAQQEALSDTALLTALLDEADSLGSMSKEAAMSRLHRPVLMVSLWDNQEEGLNEWLDNGRHGILEMATATGKTVAGIAAIAECCGVLPEDPDHEPRTDDAKIMIVAHSNAILKQWEQEIQEKLGLPMPAGQTGEQAESVSFSGGEVEFYTAQSLLPRYDRDLADQYDLVIYDEVHHYSNLDGYGAAIDRPNYRAAMGLSATIGDDGELKREQLTELLGDVVHTYGVEDARRDGIIPEFDWTVHPTPLDPYEREEWDEATESISDQFKHIRRSAATKRILRQVPVPFTELEDLGDFIRAHEAASMVFDDEEIPDEWSNLQATIHSRTWIRHRSQPKIEEAIELAKDYLEDPDQPVKLVIFAMDIDTADEIADQLGEVSDHVYRAHSQLETSSKKNNETVQRNINKFGKCENGVLVSPKMLDEGIDVPDAEVGINVAGTKTKLQLVQRMGRVLRKHGDQRPHFHHFIAMPDENYLAGLDSKEYVQELNWVRELGETIGVQPIIEEAGVDAELLERAEQRGHELWARDLLEDLEVETVQGNVNLEQLLDELTVEATEILLDELWLEGERVAQDDWEAAMEALRDSEALSVEGLQRVWWLFPLYRERPTELDELLTASLSALSEEASSTRQSQRETATNHEGTSSDGESADESTSGESDTHEQKSPSSTSEDDESREETTPSQDSDSPEPPSSESTEDESHLQVPEIVEDAGTDVQVRSSSVFDVLGVGEPPTAISRRLQVDPDTEVSLDETLLTSTGNGGLFSTGYLHQRSLQTYLLNGEGVIFLLASKRQTPEYTGQQLPELNGYRAITAITPTRALCVVGNDPANQTIQIRHEDVTSVDVQQAGQLLWKHHAIRIQTNDQTLKIPDGTDTDLEAAARYIRTAAYEERCAAGERLLECCDVVATSNGFTTVDAVLDAAKTRFQSAVDWGERYDLDTARAEAGVEFTNTCLERADRQVRFEESLTEAQRLVSDARTASINGEEDRAQQQYREAKSKLEAVLSASDEKPSSSVVEAKQLHAKLEEALASGADSSEREKKSSTETETAATEQSSKSDSQRPTRDDLINELQTLTEDLGGAPKAPEMDDQGSYSTHEYYREFGSWNDALGAAGIDRRESLLAELKRVAADIGEIPSTTQIDEHSRYSSGMYADEFGTITAAREAATFASGEDSEQESQAHDSTDESHGQPDDSATAPTPDSGPSRQALINEIQRLDDGENLVPYASEMDSDGAYKSYDCLQEFGSWDEALEAAGIDKRERLLEELRRVRDELGQLPKTTEMNHHGRVSAGMYANFFGSWTEATSLIDAREESTNETTESDPSPDTREESNSSPVLNGDRDSILTWEDIPGNSRLPSPIAVQVKEKKPTRSNRVEGRYLVADLNGKEFELKVWQKHGLNIEWDVDTWYVLREARGTVWESDGEVHRLLDSTRDLTASECETRPSTPIKR, via the coding sequence ATGGGTGGACTGGTTGATTACGACTACGACTTTTTCGACGAATACCAGTCCGACGTCCTCGCTGATCTACCGTCCATAGAGCAACTCATCCGATTAGATGATGAGGTCGCTAATAAAGTCACGATGCCCCGATATGAGGGGCCAGTCGATCCGATCGAATGGACATTCTTAGAGAACTATTACAGCGGCCTATTCGCGGACTTCATTACTGACCGTATTCAGGGTCTCGTCGACACGGAGCCGATCGAGGCAAATCGGGACAGATTCCACGGTTTCCGGGAGGACATTGTATCCGTAAATCAGAATCTTCCAGCGCAGCGGGCAGCGCGATCAGGAGTGATTTCGAAGCCTGCAGAAACGGTCCTTCTCAAACGACTGCGACAGCTTGGCTTCGATCCGAGTGCCTTAGATGTCAGCCACATCGGCAGTGGTGGCGGTCTCTACCTGTTGGAGCTGTTCGTGACCGCCGCCCAGCAAGAAGCTCTGTCAGATACAGCCCTGTTGACAGCCCTCCTGGACGAAGCCGATTCGCTGGGCAGCATGAGCAAAGAGGCGGCGATGTCCCGCCTGCATCGGCCTGTCCTGATGGTCTCCCTGTGGGATAACCAGGAGGAGGGACTCAACGAATGGCTGGACAACGGTCGACACGGGATACTCGAGATGGCGACCGCCACGGGGAAAACTGTCGCTGGGATCGCCGCCATCGCCGAATGCTGCGGCGTCCTTCCGGAAGACCCCGACCACGAGCCGCGAACCGACGACGCGAAAATCATGATCGTCGCCCATTCGAACGCGATCCTCAAGCAATGGGAGCAGGAGATACAGGAGAAGCTCGGGCTCCCAATGCCTGCTGGACAGACGGGTGAACAGGCAGAGAGCGTGTCCTTTAGCGGTGGGGAAGTCGAGTTCTACACTGCACAGTCCCTCCTACCACGATACGATCGTGATCTCGCCGACCAGTATGATCTCGTCATCTACGACGAAGTTCACCACTACTCCAACTTAGATGGGTACGGGGCCGCCATCGACAGACCCAATTATCGGGCTGCGATGGGTCTTTCGGCGACGATCGGCGACGACGGTGAACTGAAACGAGAGCAGCTCACTGAACTGTTGGGTGACGTCGTCCACACGTACGGGGTTGAGGACGCTCGTCGTGACGGGATCATACCTGAATTTGACTGGACGGTACACCCGACGCCGCTCGATCCCTACGAACGGGAAGAATGGGATGAGGCGACAGAGTCGATCTCCGACCAATTCAAGCACATTCGGCGGTCGGCAGCAACCAAGCGGATTCTCAGACAGGTTCCTGTTCCGTTTACCGAACTCGAAGACCTCGGGGACTTCATTCGCGCACACGAGGCGGCGTCGATGGTCTTTGACGACGAGGAGATACCCGATGAATGGTCGAACCTCCAGGCGACGATTCATTCGCGGACCTGGATCCGCCACCGATCACAGCCCAAGATCGAAGAGGCAATCGAACTGGCGAAGGACTACCTCGAGGATCCGGACCAGCCTGTCAAGCTCGTCATCTTCGCGATGGACATCGACACGGCTGACGAAATCGCAGACCAACTCGGGGAGGTGTCCGATCATGTCTATCGGGCACACAGCCAGCTTGAGACCTCCTCCAAGAAGAACAACGAGACAGTCCAGCGAAACATCAACAAGTTCGGGAAATGCGAGAATGGCGTACTTGTCTCTCCTAAGATGCTAGACGAGGGGATTGACGTCCCGGATGCTGAAGTCGGCATCAACGTCGCGGGGACTAAAACGAAGCTGCAACTCGTTCAGCGGATGGGACGCGTCCTCCGCAAACACGGCGATCAGCGGCCCCACTTCCACCATTTCATCGCCATGCCCGACGAGAACTACCTCGCGGGGCTGGACTCGAAGGAGTACGTACAGGAGCTCAACTGGGTGCGGGAACTGGGGGAGACGATCGGAGTGCAGCCGATCATCGAGGAGGCCGGCGTCGACGCCGAACTGCTGGAGCGCGCCGAACAGCGTGGGCACGAACTGTGGGCCCGCGATCTGCTTGAGGACCTCGAGGTGGAGACTGTCCAAGGGAACGTCAATCTGGAACAGCTTCTTGATGAACTGACCGTCGAAGCGACGGAAATCCTGCTGGATGAGTTATGGCTGGAAGGGGAACGAGTGGCGCAGGATGACTGGGAAGCCGCGATGGAGGCACTTCGTGACTCGGAAGCCCTCTCCGTCGAAGGGCTCCAGCGCGTCTGGTGGCTCTTCCCGCTCTACCGAGAGCGACCGACGGAGTTAGACGAACTATTGACGGCGTCGTTAAGCGCCCTCTCTGAGGAAGCCTCTTCGACACGACAGTCACAACGAGAGACGGCCACCAACCACGAGGGAACATCGAGCGACGGTGAGTCGGCTGATGAGAGCACGTCTGGAGAGAGCGATACACACGAGCAGAAGTCGCCATCGTCGACGTCGGAAGACGACGAATCCCGTGAAGAGACAACCCCGTCGCAAGACTCTGATTCACCAGAGCCCCCCAGTTCCGAATCGACAGAAGACGAGTCACATCTGCAGGTGCCTGAGATCGTGGAAGACGCTGGCACCGATGTCCAGGTAAGGAGTTCCAGTGTGTTTGACGTGCTGGGGGTCGGAGAGCCGCCCACAGCCATTTCGAGACGGCTGCAAGTCGATCCCGACACAGAAGTATCCCTCGACGAGACCCTCCTGACGAGCACGGGCAATGGCGGCCTCTTCTCGACAGGCTATCTGCACCAGCGATCGCTCCAAACGTACCTGCTGAATGGGGAAGGGGTAATCTTCCTGCTGGCGTCGAAACGCCAGACTCCGGAATACACCGGCCAGCAGCTGCCGGAACTAAACGGGTATCGGGCTATTACGGCAATTACCCCCACGCGGGCGCTCTGCGTCGTCGGGAATGACCCAGCGAATCAAACCATCCAGATCCGCCACGAGGACGTCACAAGTGTCGACGTTCAGCAGGCTGGCCAACTCCTCTGGAAGCATCATGCAATCCGAATCCAGACGAACGACCAGACGCTCAAAATTCCCGACGGTACCGATACTGATCTTGAGGCTGCTGCGAGATACATTCGTACCGCTGCGTATGAGGAACGGTGTGCCGCAGGCGAGCGGCTCCTCGAATGCTGCGACGTCGTCGCGACCAGTAACGGGTTCACTACAGTTGACGCCGTGTTGGACGCAGCCAAGACGCGGTTCCAATCCGCTGTGGACTGGGGCGAGCGGTACGATCTCGATACAGCGAGGGCGGAAGCCGGTGTGGAGTTCACCAACACCTGTCTCGAGAGAGCTGACCGGCAGGTACGATTCGAGGAATCGCTCACAGAGGCTCAGCGACTCGTCAGTGATGCGCGGACAGCCTCGATAAACGGCGAGGAAGATCGGGCACAGCAGCAGTACCGTGAGGCGAAGTCAAAGCTTGAGGCGGTGCTGTCCGCCTCAGATGAGAAGCCGAGTTCCTCGGTGGTGGAAGCCAAACAGCTCCATGCGAAACTTGAGGAGGCTCTTGCGTCGGGAGCCGATAGCAGTGAGAGGGAGAAGAAATCGAGTACTGAGACCGAGACAGCGGCCACTGAGCAGTCTTCGAAAAGTGATAGCCAACGACCCACGCGGGACGATCTCATCAACGAGCTCCAGACCTTGACAGAGGACCTCGGTGGCGCTCCAAAGGCACCTGAGATGGACGATCAAGGCTCGTACTCGACTCACGAGTATTATCGGGAGTTCGGATCGTGGAACGATGCACTGGGCGCTGCCGGGATCGACCGAAGGGAGTCGCTCCTCGCTGAACTGAAACGTGTTGCTGCTGACATCGGAGAGATCCCGTCAACCACTCAGATCGACGAACACAGTCGATACAGCTCCGGAATGTATGCCGACGAGTTTGGGACGATAACTGCAGCACGCGAAGCCGCCACCTTCGCCAGCGGTGAAGATTCCGAACAGGAATCGCAAGCCCACGATTCGACCGACGAATCACACGGGCAGCCTGACGACAGCGCCACGGCGCCCACCCCAGATTCGGGACCATCCCGGCAGGCACTCATCAACGAGATTCAGCGTCTTGATGACGGTGAGAACCTCGTTCCGTACGCGTCGGAGATGGATTCTGACGGCGCGTACAAATCGTATGACTGTCTCCAAGAATTCGGCTCGTGGGATGAAGCGCTGGAAGCTGCGGGGATAGACAAACGAGAGCGACTCCTTGAGGAACTCCGGCGTGTTCGTGACGAACTCGGACAATTGCCGAAAACGACGGAGATGAACCATCACGGACGAGTCTCTGCGGGAATGTACGCCAACTTCTTTGGATCGTGGACGGAAGCAACCTCCCTGATTGATGCGAGAGAAGAGTCGACGAACGAGACGACTGAGTCCGATCCATCTCCCGATACCAGAGAAGAATCGAATTCATCGCCCGTATTGAATGGTGACAGGGATTCCATTCTCACCTGGGAAGACATCCCCGGGAACAGTCGGCTTCCGTCTCCAATCGCGGTTCAGGTGAAAGAGAAGAAACCGACGCGGTCGAATCGTGTAGAGGGACGGTATCTGGTCGCTGATCTCAACGGTAAGGAGTTCGAGCTCAAAGTCTGGCAGAAACATGGGCTCAACATCGAATGGGACGTCGATACGTGGTATGTGCTGCGTGAGGCCAGAGGAACGGTCTGGGAGAGCGACGGCGAGGTGCACCGACTGCTCGATAGCACGAGGGATCTTACGGCGAGTGAATGTGAAACACGTCCGTCGACGCCGATCAAGAGATAA
- a CDS encoding tyrosine-type recombinase/integrase, which produces MSGVTTPGSDRDWEDVDDVSWTLLDLEELVDAYWAVVAPMMETDELDPKREKPTHSWLRDHGFRPLLYALREYHDRTFAEFWREDLGAEAVESGYDWATDHERTIEALESFLTSRRKRKGLADSSIDTLRYRLNRYVAAYCEENGTDDLVTPVAREGDVPAYKAVDACWAAFDRLHVDLDGGQTKRRIHLAVSNWYAHLVRRKWAAVNPADGLDDEFDWSNGDDDDTDTPCLATEHVRALYNAADDQENRLLVLALCAWGLRPNEVASLRVRQFVLDISTDEVPYITFEERKNGPGEVSLLYGKEVLEDRIAMFADHEEWDGYLFPSPHASGGPISRWTVWNRFTQLAEQAGLPDEIGGVSPSPKMGRRFWYDAYSSSLDVVLGSLDEIAAEQGSASADVVLQNYLSDSRARKLRREYMRDQLAAAFEEG; this is translated from the coding sequence GTGAGCGGCGTAACGACACCAGGGAGTGACCGAGACTGGGAGGACGTCGACGACGTCTCGTGGACTCTTCTCGATCTCGAAGAACTCGTCGACGCGTACTGGGCTGTTGTCGCCCCGATGATGGAGACAGACGAGCTCGATCCAAAACGAGAAAAACCGACACACAGCTGGCTCCGCGACCATGGCTTCCGGCCGCTCCTCTACGCCCTGCGGGAGTACCACGACAGGACCTTCGCAGAGTTTTGGCGTGAGGATCTCGGGGCCGAGGCCGTAGAATCGGGTTACGACTGGGCGACCGACCACGAACGGACTATCGAGGCACTCGAGTCCTTCCTCACGTCACGGCGGAAGCGGAAGGGGCTCGCGGACTCGTCGATAGATACCCTCCGCTACCGATTGAACCGCTACGTCGCCGCCTACTGTGAAGAGAATGGAACCGACGACCTTGTGACACCCGTCGCCCGGGAGGGCGATGTCCCAGCTTACAAAGCAGTTGATGCGTGTTGGGCGGCGTTCGACCGGCTGCATGTGGATCTCGACGGTGGACAAACCAAACGCCGGATTCATCTCGCGGTCTCGAACTGGTATGCGCATTTAGTGCGTCGGAAGTGGGCTGCGGTGAACCCCGCTGACGGCCTCGACGACGAGTTCGATTGGTCGAACGGCGATGACGACGATACGGATACACCATGTCTCGCCACCGAGCACGTTCGCGCACTCTACAATGCGGCAGACGACCAGGAGAACCGCCTCCTGGTACTCGCCCTGTGTGCATGGGGTCTTCGTCCGAATGAGGTGGCCAGCCTACGAGTACGCCAATTCGTTCTTGACATCTCTACCGACGAAGTTCCGTATATTACGTTCGAGGAGCGGAAGAATGGGCCCGGCGAGGTGTCGCTACTCTACGGTAAAGAGGTACTCGAAGACCGCATTGCAATGTTCGCCGATCACGAGGAGTGGGATGGCTATCTGTTTCCGTCGCCACACGCCTCAGGCGGCCCGATTTCCCGGTGGACAGTCTGGAATCGCTTTACCCAACTCGCTGAGCAAGCGGGTCTGCCTGACGAAATTGGTGGTGTATCCCCCTCGCCAAAGATGGGGCGACGCTTCTGGTATGACGCCTATTCCTCGTCACTCGACGTCGTCCTCGGAAGCCTCGACGAGATTGCGGCCGAACAAGGAAGCGCGAGTGCCGACGTCGTATTGCAAAATTACCTCTCAGATTCGCGGGCCCGGAAGCTCCGTCGAGAGTATATGCGTGACCAGCTAGCTGCCGCCTTCGAGGAGGGTTGA
- a CDS encoding ParA family protein yields the protein MTETPRGWGVTPSTGIPTIAFGNQKGGTGKTTATINSAAALATRNHDVLAIDMDPQADMTKGLGLGPGDDNDPSSPKNELPNTLVTDDENLLDVLVDNPRTHDTSLSEIMIEADEYDHLNFDLIPSHKDMGLARDWMDDASARLSLKLALEEMVDDGYNYDYIVVDCPPDLSVLTDAAFIAAQNVFLAAQTQATSRDALDDLWDQLESIEDNQQIEIAIVGLLANMYRDDGQSKKFLNAFDESFASMAPIFKLPMRVAIQRAWDNGQDIFEWEDANDQQVERDLFLEVAETMEQAFDKAQVEA from the coding sequence ATGACCGAGACACCTCGTGGATGGGGCGTCACCCCATCGACTGGCATCCCCACGATCGCCTTCGGCAACCAGAAAGGCGGGACAGGAAAAACAACGGCGACGATCAACAGTGCCGCGGCGCTGGCTACTCGCAACCACGATGTTCTTGCAATCGATATGGACCCACAAGCCGACATGACGAAAGGGCTTGGACTTGGTCCAGGCGACGACAACGATCCTTCAAGCCCGAAGAACGAACTCCCCAACACATTAGTCACCGATGACGAGAATCTGCTCGACGTACTCGTCGATAATCCCCGCACGCACGATACTAGTCTTTCAGAGATTATGATCGAAGCCGACGAGTACGACCATCTGAACTTCGACCTGATTCCCAGCCACAAGGATATGGGCCTTGCTCGAGATTGGATGGACGATGCGAGTGCCCGACTCTCGCTGAAGCTCGCCCTCGAAGAGATGGTTGACGACGGATACAACTATGATTATATCGTAGTCGACTGCCCCCCTGACCTCTCAGTCCTAACAGATGCGGCGTTCATCGCGGCTCAGAACGTCTTCCTGGCTGCACAGACCCAAGCAACATCACGGGATGCACTTGACGATCTGTGGGACCAGTTGGAGTCCATCGAGGACAATCAACAGATCGAGATTGCAATCGTCGGACTCCTGGCGAACATGTACCGGGACGACGGCCAGTCGAAAAAATTCCTCAACGCCTTCGACGAGTCCTTCGCGTCGATGGCACCAATTTTCAAGCTCCCGATGCGAGTAGCGATTCAGCGTGCGTGGGACAACGGACAAGATATTTTCGAATGGGAAGACGCGAACGATCAGCAAGTAGAGCGTGACCTCTTCCTGGAAGTTGCAGAGACGATGGAACAGGCGTTCGACAAGGCGCAGGTGGAGGCGTAA
- a CDS encoding plastocyanin/azurin family copper-binding protein: MSAQETPVVKMGNNYFEPIGLHIEPGTTVRFEIAAGTHSATAYENRIPSDASAFDSEVISSGGFEYTFEKPGTYDYYCIPHKSVGMVGRIVVGSPGGPAEDSPIPDGDVPESEAIIEQGAIAYGSSTDGDGYSDGGMMGPGMGSGPGMMNGRNSGWGGGLPFVGGALGMLGLVGGLLYWALE, translated from the coding sequence GTGAGCGCACAGGAAACGCCCGTCGTGAAGATGGGCAACAACTACTTCGAACCGATTGGGCTCCACATCGAACCCGGCACGACCGTTCGCTTCGAGATAGCAGCCGGTACACACTCGGCAACGGCCTACGAGAACCGGATTCCGTCCGACGCCAGCGCATTCGATAGTGAGGTCATCTCGTCGGGAGGGTTCGAGTACACGTTCGAAAAACCGGGCACGTACGACTACTACTGCATCCCACACAAGTCGGTCGGGATGGTCGGTCGCATCGTCGTCGGCAGCCCTGGAGGTCCAGCAGAAGACAGTCCGATTCCGGACGGTGACGTGCCCGAGAGCGAAGCGATCATTGAACAGGGCGCGATAGCGTATGGATCTAGCACCGACGGTGACGGGTACTCCGATGGCGGAATGATGGGTCCAGGGATGGGGTCTGGCCCTGGAATGATGAACGGCCGGAACAGTGGCTGGGGTGGCGGGCTGCCGTTCGTCGGCGGGGCACTCGGAATGCTGGGGCTGGTCGGTGGACTCCTCTACTGGGCACTGGAGTGA
- a CDS encoding thioredoxin family protein, translating to MRNTAGKNDGLEDKYPDVEFREVDIQTDLETSEEYGVRKTPTTLVYANGKQTAEFIGIVERNDLESAIERATEQSSGLAQRLVDVVRK from the coding sequence ATGCGCAACACAGCGGGAAAAAATGACGGCCTTGAGGACAAGTATCCGGACGTGGAGTTCCGGGAGGTCGACATACAGACCGACCTCGAAACGTCCGAGGAATACGGCGTCCGGAAGACGCCGACGACACTCGTCTACGCGAACGGTAAACAGACCGCCGAGTTCATCGGTATCGTCGAGCGGAACGACCTCGAGTCAGCCATCGAGCGCGCGACCGAGCAGTCGTCTGGACTCGCCCAACGTCTCGTCGATGTCGTTCGAAAATAA
- a CDS encoding SHOCT domain-containing protein, which produces MASSNQLDTTTILLLILGAIILLPLLTMGMGFGGMMGYGGMVGYGGTTSGWWPFVGMLFPLIFLLILLGGGYLVFRRMSETQTSQDPAMEELRTAYARGDLTDEEFEARRERLERSE; this is translated from the coding sequence ATGGCTTCATCGAACCAACTCGACACCACGACCATCCTGCTCCTGATACTCGGAGCGATCATCTTGCTCCCGTTACTCACGATGGGGATGGGATTCGGCGGAATGATGGGCTACGGCGGGATGGTGGGCTACGGCGGGACCACCAGCGGGTGGTGGCCGTTCGTCGGGATGCTTTTCCCGCTCATCTTCCTCCTCATCCTCCTCGGCGGTGGCTACCTCGTCTTCCGGCGCATGAGCGAAACGCAGACGTCTCAGGATCCCGCGATGGAGGAACTCCGCACGGCGTACGCTCGCGGCGACCTCACTGACGAAGAGTTCGAAGCCCGCCGCGAGAGACTCGAACGGTCGGAGTAG
- a CDS encoding DUF302 domain-containing protein, protein MEYTIQTAVTGEFDDVVDTTIAALKDEGFGVLCDIDIQATLKEKLGEEFRQYRILGACNPPLAYEGLTEEIELGALLPCNVIVYENDDGDIVVSAVDPEQLVGIADNDALDSIATEVNERFERVLASVADEFEPASEV, encoded by the coding sequence ATGGAATACACAATACAAACAGCAGTAACCGGCGAGTTCGACGACGTTGTCGACACGACGATCGCAGCGCTCAAAGACGAAGGATTCGGCGTCCTCTGTGACATCGATATCCAGGCGACGCTCAAAGAGAAACTCGGCGAGGAGTTCCGCCAGTACCGCATTCTCGGTGCATGCAATCCCCCGCTGGCATACGAGGGATTGACCGAGGAGATCGAACTCGGTGCACTCCTCCCGTGTAACGTCATCGTCTACGAGAATGACGACGGCGACATCGTGGTGAGTGCCGTCGACCCGGAGCAGTTGGTCGGCATCGCAGACAACGATGCGCTCGACTCCATCGCGACCGAGGTCAACGAGCGTTTCGAGCGTGTTCTCGCCAGTGTCGCTGACGAGTTTGAACCCGCGTCGGAGGTCTAA
- a CDS encoding SHOCT domain-containing protein, with protein MGTSLDGAPHRRPALHRLALPNRGSGGNDEQSLSVLRELYARGELSDDEFDRRREQLKRSG; from the coding sequence CTGGGGACTTCTCTGGATGGGGCTCCTCATCGCCGTCCCGCTCTACATCGTCTAGCGCTCCCCAACCGAGGATCCGGCGGGAACGATGAGCAGTCGCTGTCGGTTCTCCGCGAGCTCTACGCCCGCGGTGAGCTCTCGGACGACGAATTCGATCGACGGCGAGAACAGCTCAAACGTTCCGGATGA
- a CDS encoding multicopper oxidase family protein, with protein sequence MPHRSQHLLSRRNLLQLTGATSLGALAGCTGQLPGSDDGARGREVSPRATVTAEPDTSVSLTAASGSIRPSPDTSTTNWMYEGQFPGPELRVQEGDVLSVELTNDLQEETTIHWHGVPVANPVDGVPNVTQDPVASGDTFTYTFRAEPAGTYFYHSHVGLQLDRGLLGPLIVEERDPHVEYDHEYVVVVDDYLPGEPELPSDGGMGGGGMGGGGGMMGDIRPPYEGLLINGRLPENPQTFDVTEGERIRFRFVNAGSATVFGVRIAGHEMTVTHADGRPVEPVDVDSFVFGAGERYDVVVEATNPGTWAVQADALDGNEPPASAVVEYESAGEGSPQRPSPASNQLRYRDLRAISSLDGVNGDPDRTFDLTLSRGRGQSYTWTIDGQAYPDADSLQIRPGEHVRIRMTNQSPVVHPMHLHGHFFQVGNAIKDTVIVPGHRGQVTIDFHADNPGRWLFHCHNLYHLDAGMARVVRYVE encoded by the coding sequence GTGCCGCATAGATCACAGCACCTGCTCTCCCGTCGCAACCTCCTCCAGCTGACGGGGGCGACCAGCCTCGGCGCGCTCGCGGGTTGTACCGGTCAGCTACCGGGCTCCGACGACGGTGCTAGGGGCCGTGAGGTGTCGCCCCGCGCGACAGTCACGGCCGAGCCGGATACATCAGTGAGCCTCACTGCGGCGTCCGGGTCGATTCGACCATCCCCCGACACGTCGACGACCAACTGGATGTACGAGGGACAGTTCCCGGGACCGGAGCTACGCGTTCAGGAGGGTGACGTACTCAGCGTCGAACTGACGAACGACCTCCAAGAGGAGACGACGATTCACTGGCACGGGGTTCCCGTCGCTAACCCGGTCGATGGGGTGCCGAACGTAACGCAGGACCCGGTCGCTTCCGGCGATACGTTCACGTACACGTTCCGTGCCGAACCCGCCGGGACGTACTTTTACCACAGTCACGTCGGACTCCAACTCGACCGTGGACTGCTCGGCCCACTGATCGTCGAAGAACGTGACCCACACGTCGAGTACGACCACGAGTACGTCGTCGTGGTCGACGATTACCTCCCCGGAGAGCCGGAACTCCCTTCGGACGGGGGAATGGGAGGTGGTGGAATGGGTGGGGGAGGCGGGATGATGGGAGATATTCGGCCGCCATACGAAGGGCTCCTGATCAACGGTCGACTCCCAGAGAATCCTCAGACGTTCGACGTAACGGAGGGTGAGCGGATTCGCTTCCGATTCGTGAACGCCGGCAGCGCGACAGTCTTCGGTGTCCGGATCGCCGGCCACGAAATGACGGTGACCCACGCCGATGGTCGACCTGTCGAACCCGTCGACGTGGACTCGTTCGTCTTCGGAGCCGGTGAGCGCTACGACGTCGTGGTTGAGGCGACGAATCCGGGCACGTGGGCCGTGCAAGCGGATGCGCTCGATGGAAACGAACCACCAGCGAGCGCTGTCGTCGAGTACGAGTCAGCGGGCGAGGGAAGCCCACAGCGCCCGTCACCGGCTAGTAACCAACTGCGGTATCGGGACTTGCGGGCGATCTCCTCGCTCGACGGGGTGAATGGAGATCCGGATCGAACGTTCGATCTGACGCTCTCCCGTGGCAGGGGACAGTCCTACACGTGGACGATCGACGGACAGGCCTATCCGGACGCCGACTCGCTCCAGATCCGGCCCGGAGAACACGTCCGGATTCGGATGACCAATCAGAGCCCAGTCGTTCACCCGATGCACCTTCACGGCCACTTCTTCCAAGTCGGCAACGCGATCAAAGACACGGTCATCGTCCCCGGACATAGAGGGCAGGTGACGATAGACTTCCACGCGGATAATCCCGGCCGGTGGTTGTTCCATTGTCACAATCTGTACCATCTCGACGCAGGGATGGCGCGTGTCGTGAGATACGTCGAGTGA